The Vigna unguiculata cultivar IT97K-499-35 chromosome 11, ASM411807v1, whole genome shotgun sequence genomic sequence gagaaaaaaaaatggaaaatcacttacaaaatgatataaaaaaaattgtcaaaaatctagtaataaaaaaatcattttcctttaaaatgagatctatatctattattttttaaaatttaaaattaaaacatatcaaTATTTAATAGAAAACAAACTCCAGTTatgaataaaaacttaaaactaATTGTATTAATTTGTCTGATAATATTTTGTCCTCTAAAAGAAGCTACATAATGAGACTAACTGGTTCTACTTTAGCAGGTGGCTTTGATAAAGGATCGAAATCTCATGCAAAAGTTATTCCCTCTCCTTGACAAGTGGTAAAGGTACAAAAATAAAGTCAGAAGCAGAAGAAAACCCCAAGTCACCAACTCTTGCAGACTTTGCACCCGCGGAACAAAGAATTTTGGTGcagagaaaaacaaacaaacaaacctacaaacaaacaaaaaaacaaaggGTAAAACCGTGAATTTTTAACCAAGCAAACAACAACCCAGTacctctcttctttcttcctcTTCCCCCTCGCATGCTCCTTCTTTTTCCTCTCTCTCTTAAAAGCTGTCCCCACAGTTTTTCATGGCAAGACACTTCCCTCTCTCCCTCTTTTCCCTCCCAAAGTAACCTCGTTTCGGACAAACAAAAAGCAGACACTGAGACATAGCCAAGAGAGTGaaaaaagagagcaacaaaaaagaGTGAGCTTCAGACAGTGCTAGTGGATACAGAAACTGTGAAGTGAAAGAAGGTGTGGGAACAAAAAAGGTTTGTggtgagagaaagagagaaagagagaaagaaagagagagatggTGGGCTCAGGAACAGCAACAGATAGGAGCAAAGAAGCTGTTGGGATGATGGCCCTTCACGAGGCCCTCAGAACTGTGTGTCTCAACTCAGATTGGACTTACTCTGTCTTCTGGACCATCCGTCCTCGACCGTATGTCcctctcttttttctctctttgtaTTTGAATGCTGTTTTTTGAGGTCTTTTCTCAAATGGGTCATCGCCATTTTTGTTGCAGAAGAGTGAGAGGTGGCAATGGGTGCAAAGTTGGGGATGATAATGGAAGCTTGTAAGTGTGATTTTCTTTGACTGTAAAAGCCATTATACATCTTTGAAATGCTCACCTTCAACGAGTTCCGTGTAAACTCAGGATCAAAGAATGGTTTTTTAGTGTGAACAGATGAAAATCTGAGATGGGTCTTGATGACTCTGAAAATCGACCATGGTCCCCTCTGTGATTGGATAaacttttgtaaaattgaatttgaaGTCACGTGATTTCTGCTttgaagtttttgtttttattggtAAAAGTATGTTGGTATTAAAGGTCAGTGCAGAATCTGTTATGTTATCCGAGGCCAAAGCTACTTACTTAAAGTTAATGGTTCAACTCAATCAATTTTAGACTAACATGCCAACTAGTTGTTATTTTAACGTATGATCTTGTATGGATCCAAAAACCTATGAAAAGATTGTGTTTTTACTGATTTGTGCTTCTGGGTATTTATTATTGCTTGGGTTGGTGATTTGATGTTTGCTGATTTTGGTGAAGGATGTTGATGTGGGAAGATGGGTTTTGCCGAGGAAGGGTTTCAGATTGTTTGGAAGAGATTGATGGAGAGGATCCTATCAGGAAATCTTTCAGCAAAATGTCGATTCAGTTATATAATTATGGAGAAGGGTGGGTACTGGGTAGGTGTTTAttcatgttattattaattatgttccTAAGTTTCGTTGTACCTATTTTctgtttcattttctctttcaagTGTTGTGTATCTCAGTACCATGTTGTAGGTAGTTACAGAACATTAACACAACGACAACAATTCCTCTCTGCACTTTACTCTGATTAGGTGTTGGTTGGTTTTGGGAACAGGTTGATGGGAAAGGTAACGTCTGATAAGTGCCACAAATGGGTCTTCAAAGAGCCTACAGAGTGTGAACCTAATATGACCAACTACTGGCAAAGCTCCTTTGATGCTGTATGCATTTGATCCCTCTCACATTCTCATCTTTcagtttgatttttctttccctTAAACTATAGTTCTTCACTCCCAAGTTTCAACAGCAACAAAGTTAGCATTAAATTTAGCCTTTTGTATTTGTTATGTGTAGCTATTTGGTGATTGATTTTCTCAACTTCCTCTGTCTGATGTTATTTATTGCAGCTTCCTCCTGAATGGATAGAACAGTTTGAGTCAGGCATTCAGGTGTGCACTCAATGAATTTACACCATGCTATTATTGCTCTCAGAaagcttttattttttcaatgtaCTTTACTTTCAATCATgtcatttacttttatttttgtgtttctcCGATTGCCAGACAATCGCTGTGATTCAAGCTGGCCATGGCCTTCTGCAACTTGGTTCTTGCAAGATTGTGAGTAAATTTGTGTATAActcttgttttcttctttatttggACTCGtttttacttataatttaaaatttacccCCATTACTTTTACTGCATTCATATGTATTGCTATTTATTAGGAGAAAATGTGCCAAGACATTATCATGGTATGGGACCATCATATGTCTGTAGTCCTAGCCAATGCCACATGATATGTAAATGagttttattaactttttctcaTAATTTGAAAACCTTGCAAAGGTGTTTACATGGATATTGATTCTGACTATATGTATGTGGTTGTCCTAGATTATACAATAATTTCTCCTAATTAAGACTATTTAAAACTGCAATCTTTATCAACAGAAGTTCATTTTGAAAACTATGATCTCATATTTTGTGAGTTCctcttattttgaaaacaaaaggaGTAAAAGGGTGTGTTGCAAACATTTCTATTCATTCAGTATATGAATCTCTATGCAGAAACCAGAATATCAAatgtttgatatattttcattcaattctCAGATTCCTGAAGACCTTCATTTTGTGCTAAGAATGAGACACACTTTTGAATCTCTAGGCTACCAATCAGGATTCTACCTCTCACAACTCTTCTCTTCAACTAGGAGCACTTCCTCTTCTACTTCCCTTCCATCAAAACCATCCACCATTCCAATTAGGCCACCCCCTCCAACCCTCAACTGGGGTCAGAGGCCAATTGGGTCTGCTACTTCTTTGCTACCCTCTGCAACTTTTCAACATGCAGGCAGAATGGGGTTCCCACAGGCCAAAGATGAGACTCAGATGTTCCTCATGCCTCATGCATCATCATCAGAGCATGTGAGAATGGGAGACATGATGGGGGAGCATGAGAGTGACATAAAGTGGCCAAATGGATTATCCATCTTCAATGTACTCACTGGAAGATCTGATGATGCTAAACTCTTGTTCAATCAAGAGAGTGCAAATCCAACCTCAGCAATGCAGAATGCTGGTGTGGCAAACCCAAATGAGTTCTTGAGCTTGGATGGCAACAATGAAGGGACAAGGAAAGTGGACAAGTTCAAGAGGTGCTTCACTCTACCAGCCAAAGTGGTTTCATCTTCATCCTCTACTTCAATGGATCATCACCATCATCAACAAGCAAGTGTGGAGTATAGGAATTCAGGAGGCATGTACCAGGATGTCATGGAGACCTTTTTGGAGTGATTTAATGAGGTAAGTTGTGTTTGGGAAATGAAGATGAGAAGTTGTATTTAGGCATAGTTATTGTGTTCCTTAATTTTCGTGTTTCAAGCTTCTTCACTTTGTATCCTGTGTTTTTTCTTATCATTCAGACTTCATTAATGacaatttctttcttttagttTGGTTAGACATGGaagttttcatgttttcttgcGTACATATCCCATTCACAAGCATCATATGATAACAATGTTTTTTTAAGGGACCATTTAATTTAAACGGATTTTGGATAGTTAGTATAACCAAAAAAACTAGGCATACAATTCCAATTTACTCAAacacaattttactttttaatttcaatgaaTTGTGTTTGCtttctaaatttgttttatcCCTTATATGATCTGCTATTATTTCTTATATCATTGTTACAATAGTAGCATGTCTTTAGTATTTACTATTCTATTTTATTGATCGTTTGACtaataaattaacttatttattagTTAATTGACTTTGGTTTGAGTTGACTTAGTTCGACTTGAATTAGGATTTACCTGCTTTGACTTGGGTTCAATTCAACTTGATCTTGATTAGGTGGGGCTAGACTTGGTCTTAATGGGACAAGGCCTTGCCTGGTTTTGATGGGATGAGGCCCAAGTTGGTTCTAACTCAATCCGACTAAATGTGGGTTGACCTCAAATTGGATAAACTTAGATTTGCCCACCACTCATTCAATATGGAGTCATCTTAACTTCACTCGGATTAGGTCAGGTCAATTCGGTTTGACTTGAATTTGTGTTGACTCAACTCAACTCGGACTTAGATGATTTGGGTTGGGTCAAATGGATTTAATCTAGGTTTAGATTGATTTAGCTTAACTTGGACCAAGACCAGTGACAGACTTTTtcaatctctctttttttttttcatttaatttttcttatatatttaaattatttatttatatatttatatattatttatattaattttttaatttttttaaaaacttttatacatactttctcctctttttcttattttttttcatttctctattttgtatctccatcttttccttttctatcTCAATTTTTACCTTTAATatcacttattttttaaaataaaattgcaccATAGTAAAATTGATGAGTTAAAGAACattttagattaattaatttattcttttgaattgatttattttgtaactttctTTTGAAGCATATGTTTTCTTCTTACAtgtgataaatttgtttattgtaTATCGTTAGGTGgtgacaaattcatatttttctaaataggtgagaagtggtaaatttatattagaaaatttatgataaagagtaaatgTATAATGCTAGGTGgtgacaaattcatatttttctaaataggtgagaggtgataaatttatattagaaaaattatgataaagagtaaaataattgattttttttttcaataagaaGACTTGTGATGCATGTACatcaatttaatttgaaaaatttcatgagaattcaaaaattaaagattacggaaaaataactatataaaattttcagagttacatataatgaatttgaaaaaatctaatttgttatacctaatttttttttcaagttttgtcACCGACTAAGATCAACTTGTCTCAAGTTAGATTCAAGTCGAGATGGTTTGACTTTGACTTAAACCGACTTAGTCCTAACATTTtagattttgaattttcaaaattttgaatagatATCCCatccaaattcaattaaatgGATTGTACTTTAGATCCAAAAATGGATTTGAATTTAagataaatcaatttaaatatttaaatagacTTAAAAAGTAATATGGATTTGGATAATTGTGGATTGAATTTgataatttagatttttttttctcacccTTAGAAATTAAGAGCAacaattttgagatatctttctAGCCTTTAAACTACAAAATGAATGACACTAGGAGAAATAACATGTGTCCTTTAACGGAAAAGCTTAGGTTGTGAATTCAAACTAAACTGTAGAAGGTAGATTGCATTGGAAAAGCTTGAATTTTTGGAAAGTGGAAGGTGACTTATATGATATACATTGATACCATCCTGAATTTGAGAATTACTTAATTCTCAAAGTTACTCAGGTGGAGATTAGTTTGTTGAAGATCTTGtaatttcttcaaaaattttattttatgggaAAAATTCGTTTACTTTTATGTTAAATTGCActcaatttttagttttaaaatacatatacatgtatatttttaataaaatgatactcaattttttattaactttaattaggTGTTTCCTTCctatttgttaataaataatatttgtctccattatatttttaatatcttgacactcattttcttgttttattaataaaaaaatgttttctaacTTTAGTTTTTACAATTTCCATTGAAGTTTTAGTCaatgttattctttttaaatagaataaaaggaTTGATTGTGACTTTATTAGAAATATAATGGAGATaagtgtttaaaaattaaaaaagatgtaATATATggaaataaatgttatttagcATGATCTAATAGAACTGACTGCAatattttctgttatttttaattttcttagttattaatttaaattcataggaaaaatatttttaattttatctagaTATTTCTCTcatttaattgatattgaagttctacaaaacaaaccaaataattaatgTGAATACTCAGTCGGATCACTAGCAGGCCAAGCATActtagtttcatttttttaacttcaattatatagatgtttttttatctacaaaacggtaaaatttaatgaaagttGTGATAACTTtttgattcaaaattaaaatagctaagttaaaatacttttattaaaacgAAAGATCATTTAATAGTTTGTAGATTAgtaggttgttttttttatggGCTACTACTTCATGCACCGTTCTGTTTCCTTCCTGCACCCCCTTAATTAGGGGTGGCAATATCCTGCTTGCTAAAACAATGTGCGGTGGGTCAGGACACCGAGTTCACATGGCCGGCAGAAGCTTGGTCCACAGAAGTCAGTAGCCCGCGCGGGTTAGTCTGCGATCCACATAAAAAAACTTACACTTGTGTATAtcagtcatttttttttatatttttgcatgaatgttccaaattcttgtatgattggaaacaagtattatgtatttttgaatatgttaaaatttgacTAATATATCGTGTATGTCAAAgtacaaatatgaatatgataaaaatgtttaattatcaatttattatccAATTCCTCAAAatctttgcttaattttgtgaactcgttaaagtttctcaatttgttaaatattgaaagttttatcataattttttaaaaaaacataaaaataaataaataggcaAACTGGCCCGCACTTAAGCGGGATAAGTCATAATTTTCAACTCACATTAAAAATGCGGAATGGGACAACCCGATCCGCATTTTGCGGGCCAAATGTGGTTGGCCTAAATGGATCGGGCTGACCGTATTACCATCCCTACCCTTAATGCCTGTTCTACCAGGGTAAATAAGAAAAAACTCTAATCCTTATTTCCTTTCTCATTTACCCTTGTACTGCACTTCCCTACCCTCATTTGTGCCACCACTAGTCGACGAAGGTCACACGGTGGGCGTAGAAGCCACGTTAGAGTTGCAAAAAACCAGAGACCACGTTGAAGTTGTGAATAATCAAAGGTCACGATGGAGTTGAGAACCACTAGAGGTCGCGTCGGAGTTGCGAACTACCCTCTTCGATTTTGTTCTAccttctattttaaaattataatattaagcGATATTGATTTATGACTTTGATGGAAGATACCGAGAATGGTGACAATGGAGTGGATAGGCTTCCCGATTCTCGTGTGTGAAGGGTGGAGGGACGCAGTATTTGTTTGGAAGAAGGAGGAATTGGATGAGCATATGATAATCCATAAATTGaaccaaaacaagaaataaaaagagaagtcaaatgaacaataaaaaaaaagcttGCATTTCAGACTTATCACTTcgagaaaattttattttttaaacgttccaaaatatatatttcagaaggtctttttagatccaaataactttaaaaacacttaatccaaaaaaatatttttatttcaaaattaatgttttgaaatgAATTTTCAGATTTAGAAATAACTTTCGGATTTATTCATtcgaaaatataaaaatatttttctgatTAAATGTtctaaaaatcaattttcagATCTGACATAGTGTAAATGTCTTGTGTCTTGTGTTTAtcctttttaatatgttaaaaaggattttaacatgttaaaatgtTTGCTATGTGTAgttctggtatgaatgtattcaattagttgaattattactcaatcaattaatttcacttaagtcaagtgaaatcaacaaattGTACGGAcaaatcaacctattgaattcACTTATGACCAAGCTATATTAGCTGGTCTTTTAGAGAATGGAGAAAGACTTCAGATTTTTTAGcgcaaaaaataatgaaaagaataatttggaaaactctttctctctctgaTTACACAATGCGCAACTTATGATTGAAGATCTTTGAATGTTGGAGCAAAGTTTTGCTTATGTTGAAGCTTGAAGAACATGTTGGTTGCCTAGGGAGAGCCACCACTCAGGTTTGGTTGTTCTTGTTCTTTTTAGTGTTTCCTagtgtgatttcaggtctgcaagtgGGAGGGGTTAAAGTTCTTGTGGGATTCAAGAATGTTGGTGTTTTGTTTAATTCAAGAGTGTAATCTTTGAAggttttatatttctttttgatAAAGCACATGATGAGGCTTAGCTTGTCCTAATAAGCTGGATGTAGCTCAAatattgagtgaaccagtataaatataaGTGTgttattctctctctctctctctctctctctctctctctttctctctctctctctcatctTGTACATCtttaaatttcaagaaaactcgctaaataaatttttgtaaggTTTACTTATGCTTTTATGTAATCTGGTGCTATAACTAATgttgatatattaattgaaatcaATCTTGTATGATAAAGCGATG encodes the following:
- the LOC114168534 gene encoding protein RICE SALT SENSITIVE 3-like; the protein is MVGSGTATDRSKEAVGMMALHEALRTVCLNSDWTYSVFWTIRPRPRVRGGNGCKVGDDNGSLMLMWEDGFCRGRVSDCLEEIDGEDPIRKSFSKMSIQLYNYGEGLMGKVTSDKCHKWVFKEPTECEPNMTNYWQSSFDALPPEWIEQFESGIQTIAVIQAGHGLLQLGSCKIIPEDLHFVLRMRHTFESLGYQSGFYLSQLFSSTRSTSSSTSLPSKPSTIPIRPPPPTLNWGQRPIGSATSLLPSATFQHAGRMGFPQAKDETQMFLMPHASSSEHVRMGDMMGEHESDIKWPNGLSIFNVLTGRSDDAKLLFNQESANPTSAMQNAGVANPNEFLSLDGNNEGTRKVDKFKRCFTLPAKVVSSSSSTSMDHHHHQQASVEYRNSGGMYQDVMETFLE